Part of the Phaeodactylum tricornutum CCAP 1055/1 chromosome 5, whole genome shotgun sequence genome is shown below.
ACTGAACTCCTGCAGTCCAGCTATTGTTCGCCGCGTTCCCGATTTGCAAGCAAACATCCGTGGGTTCACCAATCTTGACGAGCCTGTCAGGAAACTGCGGGTCGTTGCACCCATCCCATTGTGCAGTCGCGGGTCGGAAGCGGAAAGCACAAACCAGCAAGCTGAGGAGAAAAGCTAGTCCTGGCTGCATAGTAGTATAATATGACGACGGATATAGGTCGCTTGTCTCCCGTTGGTGCTTATGCGCGCTGAAGTCGACCCTCGGCTGCGTGTGTGCGAATTATCCTTTCCATCTGCTATTGTGGCCAAGTGCTGGATGCGAAGTCGAGAGCAGCGCGAGGATACGACCCGTTTTAATGTGGGACAACTAGGGAAGCCAATTTTGCCTGTACGTCGCACCAAGGTACAAGATGGAAGAGGAATTTGTGTACCGAATGGATATCGAATAGACATTTTCTGTCATTGCCACTTTTTTGGGTTCGTCAACAAAATTGGTCCAAACATAATGCACAAAATTTTACAATTTACTTATCCTCAACGAAAAAGAGCCAAAGCAAGATAATGATGAACAGTCCACGCgcaaacaacagcaacgcCAACAAAAGTAGCAACGAGATCGAACGTAAGCTTCAGCGGGTGGAGGCTGATTTTCGTCGCCAGCGTGAAGAAGCTCGGCGTGCGGCAGAACTTGCTGCCGAGCGATTGCGGCTTGCCCAAGAAGACGCTGCAAGTCGTCGCAAAACAGTGGACGACTTGCAAGTGAAACTGCAACATGTCCACGTTGACAAAGACTCTCGCACCAAGTTCTATGAGCTTACTGTCAGCGTCGAAATGTCGACCAAAGAGGTTGGTATATCACTAGCCCGCGAAGGCGCCACGCTTAATATAGAATGGCACAGTCGACAAATGACGAAGCTAGGAATCTTCTCACAGATCTTGTCACCTGAAACTTTAGGCGCATTTCCAACATGCCGAATTTGTCCAAAAACGCGAAAAGGTTGGTGCTTATCAGCGTGATCTCGTCCGTGCGCGGGCCAAGCGGTCCGCCACGCTTCGCTCTCTCCAAGACGTCTTGAGATGCCAGCGGAGCCGTCATGCTAGCCAGTTATGTACTGGTTTTGATGTGCTTTGTGGCTCTACGTCAAGACAATACCTAGAGCAAGAACTCAGGGACGATCGTGATGGACGTCTCACTCATAAATGGCCACGTCTTATTCACgag
Proteins encoded:
- a CDS encoding predicted protein translates to MMNSPRANNSNANKSSNEIERKLQRVEADFRRQREEARRAAELAAERLRLAQEDAASRRKTVDDLQVKLQHVHVDKDSRTKFYELTVSVEMSTKEAHFQHAEFVQKREKVGAYQRDLVRARAKRSATLRSLQDVLRCQRSRHASQLCTGFDVLCGSTSRQYLEQELRDDRDGRLTHKWPRLIHEQTKKIKKSNSELEQVTIPRLQRAIEAYQRQFVGPSAVVDTQMENNIMEVSLSQNEMPPPFPKSSM